A DNA window from Leptolyngbya sp. KIOST-1 contains the following coding sequences:
- the nifD gene encoding nitrogenase molybdenum-iron protein alpha chain yields the protein MTTVEDRKALIDEVLEAYPDKAKKLRAKHISVQEAEKADCGVKSNKKSVPGVMTTRGCAYAGAKGVVWGPVKDMIHISHGPVGCGYYSWSGRRNYYIGTTGVDTFGTMQFTSDFQERDIVFGGDKKLAKLIDELGELFPLSQGTTIESECPVGLIGDDIEAVARAKAKETGKPVIPVRCEGFRGVSQSLGHHIANDTVRDWVLPKADEYRKLPDGFEPGPYDVNIIGDYNIGGDAWPSRLLLEEIGLRVISQFSGDGTFNEVVMTPLAKLNLIHCYRSMNYICRFMEEKYGIGWLEYNFFGPTQIAKSLRKIAAQFDETIQAKAEEVIAKYQPRMDAIVDKYRARLEGKKVMMMVGGLRPRHVVPAFTDLGMDVIGTGYEFGHGDDYKRTAEYVNEGTVIYDDVSGYEFEEFAKELKPDLIAAGIKEKYVFQKMALPFRQMHSWDYSGPYHGYDGFEVFARDMDMAINNPTWGLINPPWA from the coding sequence ATGACTACCGTAGAAGACAGAAAGGCACTGATTGATGAGGTGCTAGAGGCCTACCCCGACAAAGCCAAAAAGCTGCGGGCCAAGCACATCAGCGTCCAGGAGGCCGAGAAGGCCGACTGTGGCGTGAAGTCCAACAAAAAGTCCGTCCCCGGTGTAATGACCACCCGTGGCTGCGCCTACGCAGGTGCTAAAGGGGTGGTTTGGGGACCGGTCAAAGACATGATCCACATCAGCCACGGCCCCGTGGGCTGCGGTTACTACTCCTGGTCGGGCCGCCGCAACTACTACATTGGCACCACCGGGGTCGATACCTTCGGCACTATGCAGTTCACCTCCGACTTCCAGGAGCGCGACATTGTATTTGGCGGCGACAAAAAGCTGGCCAAGCTGATCGACGAACTGGGCGAACTGTTCCCCCTCAGCCAGGGCACCACGATTGAGTCGGAATGCCCGGTGGGCCTGATCGGCGACGACATTGAGGCCGTGGCCCGGGCCAAGGCCAAGGAGACCGGCAAGCCCGTGATTCCGGTGCGCTGTGAGGGGTTCCGGGGCGTGTCCCAATCCCTGGGCCACCACATCGCCAACGACACCGTGCGGGACTGGGTGCTGCCCAAGGCCGACGAGTACCGCAAACTGCCGGACGGCTTTGAGCCCGGCCCCTACGATGTCAACATCATCGGTGACTACAACATCGGCGGGGATGCCTGGCCCAGCCGCCTGCTGCTGGAGGAGATCGGCCTGCGGGTGATCAGCCAGTTCTCTGGGGATGGCACCTTCAACGAAGTGGTGATGACCCCCTTGGCTAAGCTCAACTTGATCCACTGCTACCGGTCGATGAACTACATCTGCCGGTTCATGGAAGAGAAGTACGGCATTGGCTGGCTGGAGTACAACTTCTTTGGCCCCACCCAGATTGCCAAGTCGCTGCGCAAGATTGCCGCCCAGTTTGACGAGACTATTCAGGCCAAGGCGGAAGAGGTGATTGCCAAGTACCAGCCGCGCATGGATGCGATCGTGGACAAGTATCGCGCCCGCCTGGAGGGCAAGAAGGTGATGATGATGGTCGGCGGCCTGCGCCCCCGCCACGTCGTGCCCGCCTTTACCGACCTGGGCATGGATGTGATCGGCACCGGCTACGAGTTTGGCCACGGCGACGACTACAAGCGCACCGCCGAGTACGTCAACGAAGGCACGGTGATCTACGACGACGTCAGCGGCTACGAGTTCGAGGAATTTGCCAAGGAACTCAAGCCCGACCTGATCGCCGCTGGCATCAAAGAGAAGTACGTCTTCCAGAAGATGGCCCTGCCCTTCCGCCAGATGCACTCCTGGGATTACTCCGGCCCCTACCACGGCTACGACGGCTTTGAGGTCTTCGCCCGCGATATGGATATGGCGATCAATAACCCCACCTGGGGGCTGATCAATCCGCCGTGGGCCTAG